Within Streptomyces sp. SS1-1, the genomic segment TGGCGCTCCTACGCACTGCGCCACCTGCGCGCCGCCGGCGAGCCCGACCCCCGATGACCACGACCGAGAGGACCGCCATGGCCCCCCGTATCCCCTGGACCGAGGTCGACAGCCCCCTCGGCCCCCTCCTGCTCACCGCCGACCCCGCCACCGGCGCGCTGACCTCCGTGTCCGTGCCGGGTCAGAAGGGCGGCCGGACGGTCCTGGCGGACTGGCGGCACGACCCGGGGCCCTTCCGCGCCGCCGGGGAGCAGCTCGCCGCCTACTTCGCCGGGGAGCTGAAGGAGTTCCACCTGGAGCTGAGCACGCACGGCAGCGCGTTCCGGGAGCGCGTCTGGGCCGCCCTGGACGACGTCCCGTACGGGGCCACCACGACCTACGGCGAGATCGCCGCGCGCATCGGCGCCTCCCGGCCCGCCGTCCGGGCCGTCGGCGGCGCGATCGGCGCCAACCCGCTGCTCGTCGTCCGCCCCTGCCACCGGGTGATCGGCGCGGACGGCTCGCTGACCGGGTACGCGGGGGGACTCGAGCGCAAGGTCCGGCTGCTCACCCTGGAGGGCACGCTGCCGTAGGGTCCGGTTCGGCGGGGCGGGTCCGGGGGGGCGGGTCAGCCCCAGATCACCGCGCCCAGCCAGGCCCCGGCGATCAGCTGGCAGGTGAACAGCTCCGCCAGCACGCTGGAGCCGCCCGAGCGCATCGCCGTGCGCACCGCGGCCCGTGCCTCGCCGTGCCGGCCGAGGCGGCGCCGGGCCTCCACGTAGGCACCGGCCAGGAACCCGGGCACCGAGCCGATCACGGGGATCAGGAAGAACCCCAGGAACGAGCCCGCCGCCGCGTACGCCGCCATGCGGCGCCCGGCCCAGCCGGGGCGCAGACGCCGGGGCGGGAGCGCCCAGCGCACCACCTGGGAGACGAACAGCGCGAGGGTGGCCCCGACGAGCACCCACCACGTGACCGGCTGAACGTCCTCCAGCGCCCACCACAGGACGGCGGCCCACACGAGCAACGACCCCGGCACACCGGGCACCATCACCCCGCACAGGCCGA encodes:
- a CDS encoding methylated-DNA--[protein]-cysteine S-methyltransferase codes for the protein MTTTERTAMAPRIPWTEVDSPLGPLLLTADPATGALTSVSVPGQKGGRTVLADWRHDPGPFRAAGEQLAAYFAGELKEFHLELSTHGSAFRERVWAALDDVPYGATTTYGEIAARIGASRPAVRAVGGAIGANPLLVVRPCHRVIGADGSLTGYAGGLERKVRLLTLEGTLP
- a CDS encoding DUF456 domain-containing protein encodes the protein MGVWDLVLVGLVLLLGLCGVMVPGVPGSLLVWAAVLWWALEDVQPVTWWVLVGATLALFVSQVVRWALPPRRLRPGWAGRRMAAYAAAGSFLGFFLIPVIGSVPGFLAGAYVEARRRLGRHGEARAAVRTAMRSGGSSVLAELFTCQLIAGAWLGAVIWG